The Micromonospora sp. M71_S20 genome has a window encoding:
- a CDS encoding ATP-binding domain-containing protein: protein MLYRRLDELREQASRRLGDELRATGGTRQALSQRDSAVRMYAGQVEQFSAVESGLCFGRLDTDDGGPHYIGRIGIFDTDGDYDPLLMDWRAPAARAFYLATAANPQGVRRRRHLRTRERKVTALNDEVLDLDTASPTAHEELTGEASLLAALNAGRTGRMRDIVETIQAEQDRIIRADLPGVLVVQGGPGTGKTAVALHRAAYLLYTHREQLSTRGVLLVGPNATFLRYISQVLPALAETGVLLRTQGDLFPGVSARRAEPAATAALKGSAVMVEVLAAAVRDRQWVPDEPLEIELPQQEVLLLDPETVRAARDRVRRSDRPHNLARALFDVEIVHALAAQVAERIGADPLGGENLLDEADVAEIRRELREEPEVRAVLDQLWPVLTPQRLLADLYASTERIAVAAPMLSDAERAMLHREPGGWTPADVPLLDEAAELLGEDERAAAARRERIRAMQREYAEGVLEIARGSRSIDVEDEADGGEILGVTDLLDADRLLERQEEADRLTTAQRAAADRRWAFGHVIVDEAQELSPMAWRLLMRRCPSRSMTIVGDVAQTGALSGTPSWADALEPYVAQRWRLEELTVSYRTPAEIMAVAADVLTEIDPALRPPRSVRSSGVPPWDRAVAPEHLAAELVAATTREAAGLDDGRLGVIVPAGRVDELGAALTAALPEAAVGEDPELESRVVVLTVGQAKGLEFDSVLLVDPDRIVAESPRGRSDLYVALTRATQRLGILRPT from the coding sequence ATGCTCTACCGCCGGCTGGACGAGCTGCGTGAGCAGGCCTCCCGCCGGCTGGGCGACGAGCTGCGGGCGACCGGCGGCACCCGCCAGGCACTCTCCCAGCGCGACAGCGCGGTGCGGATGTACGCCGGTCAGGTCGAGCAGTTCTCCGCCGTGGAGAGCGGTCTGTGCTTCGGCCGGCTCGACACCGACGACGGCGGGCCCCACTACATCGGCCGGATCGGCATCTTCGACACCGACGGCGACTACGACCCGCTGCTGATGGACTGGCGCGCCCCCGCGGCCCGCGCCTTCTACCTCGCCACCGCGGCCAACCCCCAGGGCGTACGCCGCCGCCGGCACCTGCGTACCCGGGAACGCAAGGTGACCGCGCTCAACGACGAGGTCCTGGACCTGGACACCGCCTCCCCCACCGCGCACGAGGAGCTGACCGGCGAGGCGTCGCTGCTCGCCGCGCTCAACGCCGGGCGCACCGGCCGGATGCGCGACATCGTCGAGACCATCCAGGCCGAGCAGGACCGGATCATCCGCGCCGACCTGCCGGGCGTACTGGTCGTGCAGGGCGGCCCCGGCACCGGCAAGACCGCCGTCGCGCTGCACCGCGCGGCGTACCTGCTCTACACCCACCGCGAGCAGCTCTCCACCCGGGGCGTGCTCCTGGTCGGCCCGAACGCCACGTTCCTGCGCTACATCTCCCAGGTGCTCCCGGCGCTGGCCGAGACGGGCGTGCTCCTGCGGACCCAGGGCGACCTCTTCCCGGGGGTGAGCGCCCGCCGGGCCGAGCCCGCCGCGACCGCCGCGCTCAAGGGCAGCGCGGTGATGGTCGAGGTGCTGGCCGCCGCCGTCCGGGACCGGCAGTGGGTGCCCGACGAGCCGCTGGAGATCGAGCTGCCGCAGCAGGAGGTGCTGCTGCTCGACCCGGAGACCGTGCGCGCCGCCCGGGACCGGGTTCGCCGCTCCGACCGGCCGCACAACCTGGCCCGGGCGCTCTTCGACGTCGAGATCGTCCACGCCCTCGCGGCCCAGGTCGCCGAGCGGATCGGCGCGGACCCGCTGGGCGGGGAGAACCTGCTCGACGAGGCCGACGTGGCGGAGATCCGCCGCGAGCTGCGCGAGGAGCCCGAGGTGCGGGCCGTGCTGGACCAGCTCTGGCCGGTGCTCACCCCGCAGCGCCTGCTCGCCGACCTGTACGCCTCCACCGAGCGGATCGCCGTCGCCGCGCCCATGCTCAGCGACGCCGAGCGGGCCATGCTGCACCGCGAGCCGGGCGGCTGGACGCCGGCCGACGTGCCGCTGCTGGACGAGGCGGCCGAGCTGCTCGGCGAGGACGAGCGGGCCGCCGCCGCTCGCCGGGAGCGGATCCGGGCCATGCAACGGGAGTACGCCGAGGGCGTGCTGGAGATCGCCCGGGGCTCCCGCTCCATCGACGTCGAGGACGAGGCCGACGGCGGTGAGATCCTCGGCGTCACCGACCTGCTCGACGCCGACCGGCTGCTGGAGCGGCAGGAGGAGGCGGACCGGCTGACCACCGCCCAGCGGGCCGCGGCCGACCGGCGCTGGGCGTTCGGGCACGTGATCGTCGACGAGGCGCAGGAGCTGTCGCCGATGGCCTGGCGACTGCTGATGCGCCGCTGCCCGAGCCGCTCGATGACCATCGTCGGCGACGTGGCGCAGACCGGCGCGCTGTCCGGCACCCCGTCCTGGGCCGACGCGCTGGAGCCGTACGTGGCGCAGCGCTGGCGGCTGGAGGAGCTGACCGTCAGCTACCGCACCCCGGCCGAGATCATGGCGGTCGCCGCCGACGTGCTCACCGAGATCGACCCGGCGCTGCGCCCACCCCGCTCCGTACGCTCCAGCGGAGTGCCGCCGTGGGACCGCGCGGTGGCGCCGGAGCACCTGGCGGCGGAGTTGGTTGCCGCCACCACCCGGGAGGCCGCCGGCCTGGACGACGGCCGGCTCGGGGTGATCGTGCCGGCCGGCCGGGTCGACGAACTGGGCGCCGCGCTCACCGCCGCCCTGCCCGAGGCGGCCGTCGGCGAGGACCCGGAGCTGGAGAGCCGGGTGGTGGTGCTGACCGTCGGCCAGGCCAAGGGCCTCGAATTCGATTCGGTCCTCCTGGTCGATCCCGACCGCATCGTGGCGGAGTCACCCCGGGGCCGAAGCGACCTCTACGTCGCCCTCACCCGCGCCACCCAACGCCTCGGCATCCTCCGCCCCACCTGA
- a CDS encoding sporulation protein, with the protein MVFKKMLSAFGVGGPSVDTVLTNPNTRPGLALEGQVNLLGGDAPANIEQVVVGLVTRVEIEGHDTEYAGVMEFHRLPVSGPLQLAAKQQLAIPFQLPVPWETPITDVYGQRLRGMTMGLRTELAIARAVDKGDLDQVNVHPLPVHERILEAFQRLGFRFKHADLERGHIRGTQQTLPFYQEIEFFASPQYAGTINEVELTFVTSPHGVEVILECDKRGGFLTAGHDAFGHYRVSHTEADRTDWVQVVDGWLRETTSRYGSLRGAHGFGGHGHGHGRGVGMGGVVAGAAMGAVGGMIVGDMIGDAFEGDGEDFGGFEE; encoded by the coding sequence ATGGTCTTCAAGAAGATGTTGAGCGCGTTCGGGGTGGGTGGGCCGAGCGTCGACACCGTCCTGACCAACCCGAACACCCGGCCCGGCCTGGCCCTCGAGGGCCAGGTGAACCTGCTCGGCGGCGACGCGCCGGCCAACATCGAGCAGGTCGTCGTCGGCCTGGTCACCCGGGTCGAGATCGAGGGCCACGACACCGAGTACGCCGGCGTCATGGAGTTCCACCGGCTGCCGGTCAGCGGCCCGCTCCAGCTCGCCGCGAAGCAGCAGCTCGCCATCCCGTTCCAGCTCCCGGTGCCGTGGGAGACCCCGATCACCGACGTCTACGGCCAGCGGCTGCGCGGCATGACGATGGGGCTGCGCACCGAGCTGGCCATCGCCCGGGCGGTGGACAAGGGCGACCTGGACCAGGTCAACGTGCACCCGCTGCCGGTGCACGAGCGGATCCTGGAGGCGTTCCAGCGGCTCGGCTTCCGCTTCAAGCACGCCGACCTGGAGCGCGGCCACATCCGGGGCACGCAGCAGACGCTGCCGTTCTACCAGGAGATCGAGTTCTTCGCCTCGCCCCAGTACGCGGGCACCATCAACGAGGTCGAGCTGACCTTCGTCACCAGCCCGCACGGCGTCGAGGTCATCCTGGAGTGCGACAAGCGCGGCGGGTTCCTCACCGCCGGGCACGACGCGTTCGGCCACTACCGCGTCTCGCACACCGAAGCCGACCGGACGGACTGGGTCCAGGTGGTCGACGGCTGGCTGCGGGAGACGACATCCCGCTACGGGAGCCTGCGTGGCGCGCACGGGTTCGGCGGCCACGGGCACGGGCATGGCCGGGGCGTCGGCATGGGCGGCGTCGTCGCCGGTGCCGCGATGGGAGCCGTCGGGGGCATGATCGTCGGTGACATGATCGGCGACGCCTTCGAGGGCGACGGCGAGGACTTCGGCGGCTTCGAGGAGTAG
- a CDS encoding HAD domain-containing protein: MLPGRTDRPLVFLDVDGPLIPFRARPVERRRSSGGAVAPLDGTGNPLLDRLDPDDGRRLLALGCELVWATTWMAEANEIVAPRLGLPDLPVVEWPDDDEEPRRGLHWKTEPLTRWAAGRPFVWLDDETTGADRRWVAAHHPARALLHRVDPYVGLTEADLSAVCRWLTAADGAA, encoded by the coding sequence GTGCTGCCCGGCCGTACCGACCGCCCCTTGGTCTTCCTCGACGTGGACGGACCGCTGATCCCGTTCAGAGCCCGGCCGGTTGAACGCAGGCGTTCCTCGGGCGGCGCGGTCGCGCCGCTGGACGGCACCGGCAACCCACTGCTCGACCGGCTCGACCCGGACGACGGTCGCCGGCTGCTGGCCCTGGGCTGCGAGCTGGTCTGGGCGACGACGTGGATGGCGGAAGCGAACGAGATCGTCGCACCCCGGCTCGGACTCCCCGACCTGCCCGTCGTCGAATGGCCGGACGACGACGAGGAACCGAGGCGCGGGCTGCACTGGAAGACCGAGCCGCTGACCCGGTGGGCGGCGGGACGCCCGTTCGTCTGGCTCGACGACGAGACAACCGGCGCCGACCGGCGCTGGGTCGCGGCCCACCACCCGGCGCGGGCGCTGCTGCACCGCGTCGATCCGTACGTCGGGCTTACCGAAGCCGACCTCTCCGCCGTTTGCCGGTGGCTCACTGCCGCCGACGGCGCCGCCTGA
- a CDS encoding helix-turn-helix domain-containing protein — MLPCQVLDTSLLPPRDRFACWYEVIESEAAPARISSPHLDDFVAQAKSVDLGNVKLAGLRYPTLDTTRTSKLVRTSQPDNYQFVLTTAGDSAISQDRNHSAVEPASFTFLDNCRPFAGRHRSTGQGLAGSISVVIPHRTLPLPADKARRLLATSIPSDTGMAALLAQFVHRIVRYPEQYQASDAVVLGAVALDLVAGTLAQHLDAAELLPGEVRQRTLRMKIRSFIEKHLGDPELTPGAIAAAHHVSLRSLHRLFEGEEFTVAELIRRQRLERCRRDLVTPLKAGQPIHAIAARWGFPDKAHFSRLFRATYGMSAQEYRERGR; from the coding sequence GTGCTGCCATGCCAGGTTCTCGACACGTCGCTGCTTCCACCACGCGATCGGTTCGCCTGCTGGTACGAGGTGATCGAGTCGGAGGCGGCTCCTGCTCGCATCAGCAGCCCGCACCTGGATGACTTCGTCGCTCAGGCCAAGAGTGTGGATCTTGGAAATGTGAAGCTGGCGGGACTGCGATACCCGACCCTGGACACCACGCGGACCTCGAAACTGGTGCGCACGAGCCAACCGGACAACTACCAGTTCGTCCTGACGACGGCGGGCGACAGCGCCATCAGCCAGGATCGCAACCACTCGGCCGTCGAACCGGCGTCGTTCACGTTCCTGGACAACTGCAGGCCGTTCGCCGGTCGCCACCGTTCCACGGGGCAGGGACTCGCGGGCTCCATCTCCGTCGTGATCCCACATCGGACGTTGCCACTGCCGGCGGACAAGGCTCGACGGTTGCTCGCCACGTCGATTCCGTCCGACACGGGCATGGCCGCGCTGCTGGCCCAGTTCGTACACCGCATCGTCAGGTATCCGGAGCAGTACCAGGCCTCCGACGCCGTCGTCCTGGGCGCGGTGGCGCTGGATCTGGTGGCCGGCACGCTGGCCCAGCACCTGGATGCCGCGGAACTCCTCCCGGGCGAGGTTCGCCAGCGCACGTTGCGGATGAAGATCCGGAGCTTCATCGAGAAGCACCTCGGCGACCCGGAGTTGACCCCGGGCGCGATCGCTGCCGCCCATCACGTCTCCCTGCGGTCGCTGCACCGGCTCTTCGAGGGCGAGGAGTTCACGGTTGCGGAACTGATCCGGCGGCAGCGCCTGGAGCGCTGCCGCCGAGATCTGGTCACCCCGTTGAAGGCAGGACAGCCGATCCACGCCATTGCCGCGCGATGGGGATTCCCGGATAAAGCGCACTTCAGCCGGCTCTTTCGGGCGACCTACGGCATGTCAGCGCAGGAGTATCGCGAGCGCGGTCGCTGA
- a CDS encoding DeoR/GlpR family DNA-binding transcription regulator, protein MLARQRQTAILELIRQRGGVRVSHLVSRFGVSDMTIRRDLETLADRGLIDKVHGGATLAGLGSAEEPGFAAKSARQRAEKRAIAERAAALVEPGMAVALSAGTTTADLATLLADVRGLTVVTNSIPVADALHQNPRADQTVVLTGGIRTPSDALTGPVAEAAIGSLNVDVLFLGVHGMSPRTGFTTPNLLEAGTNRCLIDASRRLVVLADHTKWETIGMATIAPLSEADMLVTDAGLPTEARAQLAEQVGELVVVRAG, encoded by the coding sequence ATGCTGGCGCGACAGCGGCAGACCGCGATCCTCGAACTGATCCGGCAGCGTGGCGGCGTGCGGGTCAGCCACCTCGTGAGCCGGTTCGGCGTCTCCGACATGACGATCCGGCGCGACCTGGAGACGCTGGCCGACCGGGGGCTGATCGACAAGGTCCACGGTGGCGCGACGCTGGCCGGCCTCGGCTCCGCCGAGGAGCCCGGTTTCGCCGCCAAGTCGGCCCGACAGCGGGCCGAGAAGCGCGCCATCGCCGAGCGGGCCGCCGCCCTGGTCGAGCCGGGCATGGCCGTCGCGCTCTCCGCCGGCACCACGACCGCCGACCTGGCCACCCTGCTCGCCGACGTACGCGGCCTGACCGTGGTGACCAACTCGATCCCGGTCGCCGACGCCCTGCACCAGAATCCCCGCGCCGACCAGACGGTCGTGCTGACCGGCGGCATCCGTACCCCCTCGGACGCCCTGACCGGGCCGGTGGCCGAGGCGGCGATCGGTTCCCTCAACGTCGACGTGCTCTTCCTCGGCGTGCACGGGATGAGCCCGCGCACCGGGTTCACCACCCCGAACCTGCTGGAGGCCGGGACGAACAGGTGCCTGATCGACGCGTCCAGGCGGCTGGTGGTGCTGGCCGACCACACCAAGTGGGAGACGATCGGGATGGCCACGATCGCCCCGCTGTCCGAGGCCGACATGCTCGTCACCGACGCGGGCCTGCCCACGGAGGCGCGCGCTCAACTCGCCGAGCAGGTCGGCGAACTGGTCGTCGTCCGGGCCGGCTGA
- a CDS encoding beta-galactosidase: MRRWQGEQMWFGADYNPEQWPESTWIEDVALMRRAGVNLVSVGIFSWALLEPAPGAYEFGWLDRAIDVLHDGGISVDLATATASPPPWLAHRHPETLPRRVDGAILWPGGRQAYCPSSPVFRERSLALVEALATRYAEHPAVVMWHVSNELGCHNVHCYCDVSAEAFRRWLRERHGDLDGLNDAWGTAFWSQRYGDWTEINPPRTAPTFANPTQQLDFLRFSSDEQRAQLRAEREVLTRLVRQPVTTNFMISNKYLDYHSWASDVDVVANDHYLTAADPRAHVGLALAADHTRGVAGGAPWLLMEHSTSAVNWQPRNVAKAPGQLRRNSLAHVARGADGVLFFQWRASRAGAEKFHSALVPHAGVETKVFREVCRLGADLAALAEVRGSRVDAEVAILFDYEAWWGAELDSHPTVDVTYADRLDALHDALWRAGITADVVHPSVDLSRYRLVLAPTLYLVRDAHAAALRAYVEAGGTALVTYFSGIVDEHDHVRLGGYPGAFRELLGVRVEEFFPLRAGERVTLDDGSVADVWTEWLHPEGAQVLAAYADGPLPGVPALTRHPVGAGAAWYVGTRLDAAATDRLVARLVAESGVRPAAEVPAEVEVVRRRAGDRSWLFVINHTDADVRLDVTGVELLTGTSCGGELVVPAGEVAVVREGPSTDAAR; the protein is encoded by the coding sequence ATGCGGCGATGGCAGGGTGAGCAGATGTGGTTCGGCGCCGACTACAACCCCGAGCAGTGGCCCGAGTCGACGTGGATCGAGGACGTCGCGCTGATGCGCCGGGCCGGGGTCAACCTGGTGTCGGTGGGGATCTTCTCCTGGGCGCTGCTGGAGCCGGCCCCCGGCGCGTACGAGTTCGGCTGGCTGGACCGGGCGATCGACGTGCTGCACGACGGCGGGATCTCGGTCGACCTGGCGACCGCCACCGCCAGCCCGCCACCGTGGCTGGCCCACCGGCACCCGGAGACGCTGCCCCGACGCGTTGACGGCGCGATCCTCTGGCCGGGCGGCCGGCAGGCGTACTGCCCCAGCTCGCCGGTGTTCCGCGAGCGGTCGCTGGCCCTGGTCGAGGCCCTCGCCACCCGCTACGCCGAGCACCCCGCGGTGGTCATGTGGCACGTCTCCAACGAGCTGGGCTGCCACAACGTGCACTGCTACTGCGACGTCAGCGCCGAGGCGTTCCGCCGCTGGCTGCGCGAGCGCCACGGCGACCTGGACGGGCTCAACGACGCCTGGGGCACCGCCTTCTGGAGCCAGCGGTACGGCGACTGGACCGAGATCAACCCGCCGCGCACAGCGCCGACCTTCGCCAACCCCACCCAGCAGCTGGACTTCCTGCGCTTCTCCTCCGACGAGCAGCGCGCCCAACTGCGCGCCGAGCGCGAGGTGCTCACCCGCCTGGTCCGTCAGCCGGTCACCACGAACTTCATGATCAGCAACAAGTACCTGGACTACCACTCCTGGGCGTCCGACGTGGACGTCGTCGCCAACGACCACTACCTCACCGCCGCCGACCCGCGCGCCCACGTTGGCCTCGCCCTCGCGGCCGACCACACCCGGGGCGTCGCCGGCGGCGCCCCGTGGCTGCTGATGGAGCACTCCACCAGCGCCGTCAACTGGCAGCCGCGCAACGTCGCCAAGGCCCCCGGCCAGCTACGCCGCAACAGCCTGGCGCACGTGGCACGCGGCGCCGACGGGGTGCTCTTCTTCCAGTGGCGGGCCTCCCGCGCCGGGGCGGAGAAGTTCCACTCCGCGCTGGTGCCGCACGCCGGCGTCGAGACCAAGGTGTTCCGCGAGGTGTGCCGGCTCGGCGCCGACCTCGCGGCCCTCGCCGAGGTGCGCGGCAGCCGCGTCGACGCCGAGGTGGCGATCCTGTTCGACTACGAGGCGTGGTGGGGCGCGGAACTCGACTCGCACCCCACCGTCGACGTCACGTACGCCGACCGCCTCGACGCGCTGCACGACGCGCTGTGGCGGGCCGGGATCACCGCCGACGTCGTGCACCCGTCGGTCGACCTGTCCCGCTACCGGCTGGTGCTGGCGCCCACCCTCTACCTGGTGCGCGACGCGCACGCCGCGGCGCTGCGCGCGTACGTCGAGGCCGGCGGCACCGCCCTGGTCACGTACTTCAGCGGCATCGTCGACGAGCACGACCACGTGCGCCTCGGCGGCTACCCGGGTGCGTTCCGGGAACTGCTGGGCGTCCGCGTCGAGGAGTTCTTCCCGCTGCGGGCGGGGGAGCGGGTCACCCTGGACGACGGTTCCGTCGCCGACGTGTGGACGGAGTGGCTGCATCCCGAGGGCGCGCAGGTGCTCGCCGCGTACGCCGACGGGCCCCTGCCCGGTGTGCCGGCGCTGACCCGGCACCCGGTCGGCGCGGGCGCGGCCTGGTACGTCGGCACCCGGCTGGACGCGGCGGCGACGGACCGGCTGGTCGCCCGGCTGGTGGCCGAGTCGGGGGTACGCCCGGCGGCGGAGGTCCCCGCCGAGGTGGAGGTGGTCCGGCGGCGCGCCGGAGACCGCAGCTGGCTCTTCGTCATCAACCACACCGACGCCGACGTCCGGCTCGACGTCACCGGCGTGGAGCTGCTGACCGGCACGAGCTGCGGCGGTGAACTGGTCGTGCCGGCCGGCGAGGTGGCCGTGGTCCGCGAGGGTCCGAGCACCGACGCGGCCCGGTGA
- a CDS encoding ABC transporter substrate-binding protein, with the protein MSRPRTRAEYLARLVPPSVAGLDRRSLLAGAAGTTALLGTGLIAGCGSDSGGSGAKTVSLGSNQSDPKPKEVVAKVMDGFRTSSGLEVAVNTVDHNTFQENINNYLQGKPDDVFMWFAGYRMRFFAARGLASDLSDVWGRLSGMSDAFRRASTGDDGKQYFVPSSYYPWAVFYRKSVWQQNGYQVPKTLDDLTALAGQMKKDGLTPIAFADKDGWPAMGTFDILNLRINGYQFHIDLMAGKESWTSEKVKKVFDTWRGLLPLHQPDSLGRTWQEAAQSLQQKKSGMYLLGLFVGQQFDDSELADLDFFTFPEIDPAIGAKALDAPIDGYMMARKPKQEANARKLLEYVGSKAAADITVANDPSTLVANNEADTSGYSALQKKAAELVGSATEIAQFLDRDTRPDFASTVIIPALQQFIKDPKDIDGLTSSIENQKKSIFTD; encoded by the coding sequence ATGTCCCGTCCCCGCACCCGAGCCGAATACCTCGCCCGGCTCGTACCCCCCTCCGTGGCCGGCCTCGACCGTCGTTCGCTGCTGGCCGGCGCGGCCGGCACCACCGCGCTGCTCGGCACGGGCCTGATCGCCGGCTGCGGTTCCGACTCCGGCGGCTCCGGCGCCAAGACGGTGTCGCTGGGCTCCAACCAGTCCGACCCGAAGCCCAAGGAGGTGGTCGCGAAGGTCATGGACGGGTTCCGGACCTCGTCCGGCCTCGAGGTCGCCGTCAACACCGTCGACCACAACACGTTCCAGGAGAACATCAACAACTATCTCCAGGGCAAGCCGGACGACGTGTTCATGTGGTTCGCCGGCTACCGGATGCGCTTCTTCGCCGCCCGGGGCCTCGCGAGCGACCTCAGCGACGTCTGGGGCAGGCTCTCCGGGATGTCCGACGCGTTCCGCAGGGCGTCGACCGGCGACGACGGCAAGCAGTACTTCGTCCCGTCGTCGTACTACCCCTGGGCCGTCTTCTACCGCAAGTCGGTCTGGCAGCAGAACGGCTACCAGGTGCCGAAGACCCTCGACGACCTGACCGCCCTCGCCGGGCAGATGAAGAAGGACGGCCTCACCCCGATCGCCTTCGCCGACAAGGACGGCTGGCCGGCGATGGGCACCTTCGACATCCTCAACCTGCGGATCAACGGCTACCAGTTCCACATCGACCTGATGGCCGGCAAGGAGTCCTGGACCTCCGAGAAGGTGAAGAAGGTCTTCGACACCTGGCGCGGCCTGCTGCCCCTGCACCAGCCGGACAGCCTCGGCCGGACCTGGCAGGAGGCCGCCCAGTCGTTGCAGCAGAAGAAGAGCGGCATGTACCTGCTCGGCCTCTTCGTCGGCCAGCAGTTCGACGACAGCGAGCTGGCCGACCTCGACTTCTTCACCTTCCCCGAGATCGACCCGGCGATCGGGGCCAAGGCCCTGGACGCGCCCATCGACGGCTACATGATGGCCCGCAAGCCGAAGCAGGAGGCCAACGCCAGGAAGCTGCTGGAGTACGTCGGCTCGAAGGCGGCTGCGGACATCACCGTCGCGAACGACCCGAGCACACTGGTCGCCAACAACGAGGCCGACACCAGCGGCTACAGCGCCCTGCAGAAGAAGGCCGCCGAGCTGGTCGGCTCGGCCACCGAGATCGCCCAGTTCCTGGACCGCGACACCCGCCCGGACTTCGCCTCCACGGTGATCATCCCGGCGCTCCAGCAGTTCATCAAGGACCCGAAGGACATCGACGGGCTGACGTCCAGCATCGAGAACCAGAAGAAGTCGATCTTCACCGACTGA
- a CDS encoding carbohydrate ABC transporter permease, producing MSDLPLIQADRAVPPPAAVTPTGGRRRRVRLLSRTDRVVVALMVAVPLLLVVGLVWLPAGATVLLSGTDWDGIGPVGDIEWVGGRNYADVVRNYPPFVPAVQNNLLWLAALFVVATPFGMFLAVLLDKELRGSRFYQTALYLPVVLSLALIGFVWQLLYSRDQGLVNAVLGTDVDWYGDPDVNIWAVLVAAGWRHVGYIMLLYLAGLKGVDPSLREAAAVDGASEGRTFFQVIFPVLRPINIIVLVVTVIESLRAFDLVWVINKGRNGLELLSALVTQNVVGEASRIGFGSALATVMLVVSLVFITVYLATVLREGRR from the coding sequence GTGTCCGACCTGCCCCTGATCCAAGCGGATCGCGCCGTGCCGCCGCCGGCCGCGGTCACCCCCACGGGTGGTCGCCGCCGGCGCGTACGGCTGCTGTCCCGCACCGACCGCGTGGTCGTCGCGCTCATGGTGGCCGTACCGCTGCTACTCGTCGTCGGCCTGGTCTGGCTGCCGGCGGGCGCCACCGTGCTGCTCTCCGGCACCGACTGGGACGGCATCGGCCCGGTCGGCGACATCGAGTGGGTCGGCGGCCGCAACTACGCCGACGTGGTCCGGAACTACCCGCCGTTCGTGCCGGCCGTGCAGAACAACCTGCTCTGGCTGGCGGCGCTGTTCGTGGTGGCCACCCCGTTCGGGATGTTCCTGGCCGTCCTGCTCGACAAGGAGCTGCGCGGCAGCCGGTTCTACCAGACCGCGCTCTACCTGCCGGTGGTGCTCTCCCTGGCGCTGATCGGCTTCGTCTGGCAGCTGCTCTACTCCCGCGACCAGGGCCTGGTCAACGCCGTCCTCGGCACCGACGTCGACTGGTACGGCGACCCGGACGTCAACATCTGGGCCGTGCTGGTGGCCGCCGGCTGGCGGCACGTCGGCTACATCATGCTGCTCTACCTTGCCGGGCTGAAGGGCGTCGACCCGTCGCTGCGGGAGGCCGCCGCCGTGGACGGCGCGTCGGAGGGCCGGACGTTCTTCCAGGTGATCTTTCCGGTGCTCCGGCCCATCAACATCATCGTGCTGGTGGTGACGGTGATCGAGTCGCTGCGCGCCTTCGACCTGGTCTGGGTCATCAACAAGGGCCGCAACGGCCTGGAACTGCTCTCCGCGCTGGTCACCCAGAACGTGGTGGGCGAGGCGAGCCGGATCGGCTTCGGCTCGGCGCTGGCCACCGTCATGCTGGTCGTCTCGCTGGTCTTCATCACCGTCTACCTGGCGACCGTGCTGCGGGAGGGACGCCGATGA
- a CDS encoding carbohydrate ABC transporter permease has protein sequence MSTATAPREDRTAPATRRRPPPRPARVVLHVFLAAVAVGWLFPILWAVLTSLRSYEYTATNGYVSLGGWTLDNYVTAWRTAEFGKHFLNSVYITVPAVLLTLFLASCVAFVIARFSWRTNVVLLGLFTAANLLPQQALLIPLFRLFTQVPLPAFMSDSELLYDSYWGLILVNVAFQCGFCVFVLSNYMKALPRDLYEAAMVDGASVWRQYWQVTMPLCRPALAALATLEVTWIYNEFFWATVLMRTGDKFPVTSSLNNLRGEFFTDNNLVSAGSVLVAIPTLVIFFLLQRQFVRGLTLGASKG, from the coding sequence ATGAGCACCGCGACCGCGCCCCGGGAGGACCGGACCGCCCCCGCGACCCGGCGCCGCCCGCCGCCGCGCCCGGCCCGGGTGGTGCTGCACGTGTTCCTCGCGGCGGTGGCCGTCGGCTGGCTCTTCCCGATCCTCTGGGCCGTGCTGACCTCGCTGCGCTCCTACGAGTACACGGCCACCAACGGCTACGTCTCGCTCGGCGGGTGGACCCTCGACAACTACGTCACCGCCTGGCGGACCGCCGAGTTCGGCAAACACTTCCTGAACTCCGTCTACATCACCGTGCCGGCGGTGCTACTGACCCTCTTCCTCGCCTCGTGCGTGGCGTTCGTCATCGCCCGGTTCAGCTGGCGGACCAACGTCGTCCTGCTCGGCCTGTTCACCGCGGCGAACCTGCTGCCCCAGCAGGCCCTGCTCATCCCGCTGTTCCGGCTCTTCACCCAGGTGCCGCTGCCGGCGTTCATGAGCGACTCGGAGCTGCTCTACGACAGCTACTGGGGGCTGATCCTGGTCAACGTCGCCTTCCAGTGCGGCTTCTGCGTCTTCGTGCTCAGCAACTACATGAAGGCGCTGCCGCGCGACCTCTACGAGGCCGCGATGGTCGACGGGGCGAGCGTCTGGCGCCAGTACTGGCAGGTGACCATGCCGCTGTGCCGGCCCGCGCTCGCCGCGCTGGCCACCCTGGAGGTGACCTGGATCTACAACGAGTTCTTCTGGGCCACCGTGCTCATGCGCACCGGCGACAAGTTCCCGGTGACCAGCTCGCTGAACAACCTGCGCGGCGAGTTCTTCACCGACAACAACCTCGTCTCGGCCGGCTCGGTGCTGGTCGCGATCCCGACCCTGGTGATCTTCTTCCTGTTGCAGAGGCAGTTCGTCCGGGGCCTGACGCTGGGGGCTTCCAAGGGATGA